A genomic stretch from Penicillium digitatum chromosome 4, complete sequence includes:
- a CDS encoding Mad3/BUB1 homology region 1, whose translation MAASEELVDFDIIEAQKENVQSLPGGRSARELARIFSAGSNGDKISLPSPNGTRNINDAMRQEFECELQSIGESDDPLDVYDRYVKWTLNAYPSAQATAESGLLPLLEQATKSFLSSSHYRNDPRYLRLWLHYVQLFSDAPRETFAFLARHKIGESLALFYEEFAGWLEGAGRWSQADEVYRLGMDREARPVERLARKYSEFQFRYDQRPQDTGPSSPALPPVRPALAAKTNPFAPSDASPDAQASRPPPQTGGAAKTKSGKPKMAIFSDADSAAPGPATSGSTKGWESIGSIRDRKKENEVAAKPWAGETLKVGKKAAPTQKMAIFRDED comes from the exons ATGGCAGCCTCTGAAGAGCTGGTCGACTTCGATATCATCGAAGCACAAAAGGAAAACGTCCAATCACTGCCCGGTGGCCGATCAGCCAGAGAACTTGCCCGGATATTTTCAGCCGGCAGTAACGGTGACAAGATCTCGTTGCCATCGCCAAATGGCACCAGGAATATCAACGATGCTATGCGCCAAGAATTCGAATGTGAATTGCAGTCGATAGGAGAATCGGACGATCCGCTCGATGTTTATGACCGTTATGTCAAATGGACCCTGAACGCGTATCCGTCCGCACAAGCGACCGCAGAATCCGGTCTTCTTCCCTTATTGGAACAGGCAACGAAATCGTTTCTTTCGTCATCACACTACAGAAACGACCCTCGGTATCTACGATTATGGCTTCATTATGTTCAACTCTTCTCCGATGCCCCACGCGAGACATTTGCATTCCTTGCGCGTCATAAAATTGGTGAAAGTCTGGCTCTTTTCTATGAGGAATTTGCCGGGTGGCTAGAGGGTGCTGGTCGGTGGTCACAAGCCGATGAGGTGTACAGGCTCGGTATGGACCGTGAGGCGCGACCAGTCGAGAGATTGGCACGGAAATACAGCGAGTTTCAATTCCGATACGACCAGCGTCCACAAGATACCGGGCCTTCATCGCCTGCTTTGCCACCGGTCCGTCCCGCGCTGGCCGCCAAGACGAACCCGTTCGCGCCATCAGATGCCTCTCCTGACGCACAGGCTTCACGGCCCCCGCCTCAGACGGGCGGTGCGGCAAAAACCAAATCCGGAAAGCCTAAGATGGCTATCTTTTCAGACGCTGACTCGGCTGCGCCGGGCCCCGCAACTAGTGGATCGACGAAGGGATGGGAAAGCATTGGATCGATTCGGGACCGTAAGAAGGAGAACGAGGTGGCGGCAAAGCCCTGGGCAGGAGAAACATTGAAGgttgggaagaaagcggcgCCAACACAAAAGATGGCTATCTTCCGGGACGAG GACTAA
- a CDS encoding DNA (Apurinic or apyrimidinic site) lyase, endon uclease has product MCCQEPNSPICEDFGSKVNHKRNLSNGTSELSPPRRSKRQKPTTNFKELSSPEASDSETEEFAPAVKKEADDKPLVDTPKKNRKKAPVKKESNEDVKPIKARKSKKDQELESMPLVPRTKGLRMFVGAHVSAAKGVFNSIQNSENIGGNAFALFLKSQRKWENPALQDDHRDKFRKLCAEKGYDAAKHVLPHGSYLVNLAQDDKAKSKQAYNSFLDDLRRCEALGITLYNFHPGSTNQTPLPEALSRLANLLVQAISETKTVVPVLETMCGHGNSIGGALSEFRDLLALIPREHHSRIGICVDTCHSFAAGYDLKSPAGFKAFLDEFDELIGIQFLRALHLNDSKAPRGSKRDLHANIGTGFLGLRAFHNVMNEPRFEGLPMVLETPIDRVPGQNVATGDDAADSNESGPGMKKQPKKGPKRPAGAGAAAVPDPGVWAGEIKLLESLIGMDPEGEEFRALEARLSEEGRAEREKLQDQYERKLEADGEKKAKGSGKAKGQKSLMDMMKGGTAKG; this is encoded by the exons ATGTGTTGCCAAGAACCTAACTCGCCAATATGCGAAGATTTTGGATCTAAGGTCAACCATAAACGGAACCTCAGTAATGGAACTTCAGAGCTTTCGCCACCCAGACGATCCAAGCGACAGAAACCCACTACAAATTTTAAAGAACTGTCTTCTCCAGAAGCCTCAGATTCAGAGACTGAAGAATTTGCTCCTGCAGTGAAAAAAGAGGCTGACGACAAACCCCTGGTTGATACTCCCAAGAAGAATAGAAAGAAGGCTCCAGTTAAGAAGGAGTCCAACGAAGACGTCAAACCTATAAAGGCGAGAAAGTCTAAGAAAGACCAGGAACTTGAGAGTATGCCTTTGGTACCCCGGACTAAGGGTCTGCGTATGTTCGTCGGTGCTCACGTCAGTGCTGCAAAAG GTGTCTTCAACTCCATACAAAATAGCGAAAATATAGG GGGAAATGCATTCGCCTTGTTCTTGAAGTCACAGCGTAAATGGGAAAACCCAGCTCTCCAAGACGACCATCGCGATAAGTTCCGTAAGCTTTGTGCAGAAAAGGGTTATGATGCAGCCAA ACACGTTCTCCCTCATGGCTCATACCTTGTCAATCTGGCCCAAGACGACAAAGCCAAATCAAAGCAAGCATATAACTCCTTTCTGGATGATCTTCGCCGATGTGAGGCACTTGGAATTACACTTTACAACTTCCA CCCAGGAAGTACCAATCAGACACCTCTGCCCGAAGCACTTTCCCGCCTGGCAAATCTGTTAGTCCAGGCCATCAGCGAAACGAAGACCGTAGTTCCCGTCCTGGAGACAATGTGCGGCCACGGCAACTCAATTGGCGGCGCACTGTCGGAGTTCCGCGACTTGCTGGCTCTAATCCCGAGAGAGCACCACTCCCGCATTGGCATCTGCGTAGACACCTGCCACAGCTTTGCAGCCGGCTACGATCTAAAGTCCCCAGCCGGATTCAAAGCCTTCCTCGACGAATTCGACGAGCTAATCGGAATCCAGTTCCTCCGAGCTCTGCACCTCAATGACTCAAAGGCACCGCGGGGAAGTAAGCGCGACCTGCACGCCAATATCGGCACGGGGTTCCTCGGCCTGCGGGCGTTCCACAATGTCATGAACGAGCCGCGGTTTGAAGGGCTACCGATGGTCCTTGAGACGCCTATTGACCGTGTCCCGGGACAGAATGTAGCCACTGGAGACGATGCAGCCGATAGCAATGAGAGCGGGCCTGGAATGAAGAAACAGCCAAAGAAGGGTCCCAAGAGACCTGCTGGTGCGGGTGCAGCTGCTGTTCCCGATCCGGGTGTATGGGCGGGTGAGATCAAACTACTTGAGTCACTGATTGGGATGGACCCCGAGGGCGAAGAGTTCCGGGCTCTGGAGGCTCGCCTTTCGGAGGAAGGTCGTGCGGAGCGCGAGAAACTTCAGGATCAGTATGAGCGCAAGCTCGAGGCGgatggggaaaaaaaagcgaaGGGATCAGGAAAGGCAAAGGGACAGAAGAGTCTGATGGACATGATGAAGGGTGGCACTGCGAAGGGCTAG